Genomic window (Streptomyces sp. RerS4):
TCGCAATCCCTCGATGACTTCCCGCAGAATCCGCTCGTCGGGCAGCCGCGCGGGCGGCACCGGGCGGCTGACCTTGACGTGCCCCGCCTCCAAGAGATCCCCCAGCAGGACCCGTACGACGCCCACCGGCAGGTCCGCGTCGGCGGCGAGTTCGGCCACCGACTGGGTCTCGGCGCGGCAGAGTCCCAGCAGCGCCCGGTGTTCGGGGCCCAACAGGGCCTCGTCCGCGTCGTCGGCGGCCGTGTCCACCACGACCAAGGCGATCAGGTCGAACCGGACCCCGTGCGGTCCGGGCTTCGTCCGCCCGCCGGTCATGGCGTACGGGCGTACGAGCGGCCCCGCCTCGGCGTCGTACCACCGGCCGCCCGCCTTGCCGCCCCCTCTGCCGTCCCCTCCGCCGGCCCACCGGCCGTCCGGCGTGCCGTCCGTCGTGCCGTCCACGGGCCGGACCGCCGCCCTCACCCGAAGGCCGGCGGGCGGACCGCCGTGCGCGGTGGCGTGTACAAGTGCTCGCCGACGCGCTTGACCAGGCGGGCCATCTCGTAGGCGATCAGGCCGATGTCGGCGCCGGCCGCGCTGAGGACGGCCAGGCAGGAACCGTCGCCGGCGGCGGCGACGAAGAGGAAGCCCTCGTCCATCTCCACCATCGTCTGGCGCACGCCCCCGGCGTGGAAATGCCGTCCCGCGCCCTTGGCGAGGCTGTGGAAGCCGGAGGCCACAGCGGCCAGGTGCTCGGCGTCCTCCCTGCTCAGGGCGCTGGACGAACCCACCGCCAGGCCGTCGTTGGACAGGACGACCGCGTGCCGGACCTCGCGGACCCGCGTCACCATGTCGTCCAGGAGCCAGTCAAGTTCCCCGGGCCGACGGGCCCCGTCGAGGCCGATCCTGTGGTGTTCGATCATCACACTTCTCCTTCGCTGCCTGCGTGGGGGGAGTTCTCCCGGGAGCCGCGCGCCCATCCGTCGCGGTAGGCGGCCATCCGGTCGCGGGCCTCTTCCGGGCTGCGGTCCGGCGCAGGTCCGACGTGGCGTTCGCCGGTCGCGCCCGTCGCCCGGGGGGCCTCGCGCAGCTGCGGGACGAGGCTGGCCTGACGTACCCGGCGCGGCAGCTCCGTCACCGTGCCGCCCGAGCCGCGCGGCCGCAGCGCCGCCACGGGGTTGGCCGCGGCGCCTGCACCGCGGGCGCGTCCGCCCGGCGCCTTCCGTCGCGGCGTCCCGACGCGGCGCCAGTCGCGGCTCGGGGCGCTCCGGCCGTTCGGGGGCCGGGGCGGGTTCCCGTTCCGGCTGCGGTGCGGCGCCGGGCGCCGGCTCGATCGCCGCCTGGAGGAGGGCGTTCGGCAGCAGGACGACGGCGGTGGTCCCTCCGTAGGGCGAGGTCCGCAGGTGGACGCGTACCCCGTGGCGGGCCGAGAGCCGGCTGACGACGAAGAGCCCGAGGCGGTCGCTGTCGAAGAGGTCGAGGTCCTCGGACTGCTCGATGCGGCGGTTGGCCTCGGCCAGGGCCTCGCGTCCCATCCCGAGCCCCCGGTCCTCCACCTCCAGGACGTATCCGGCGCCGACGCCCTCGCCGCTGACGCGGACCTTGGTGTGCGGCGGGGAGAACTGGGCGGCGTTCTCGATCAGTTCCGCGAGGAGATGGGT
Coding sequences:
- a CDS encoding DUF742 domain-containing protein: MDGTTDGTPDGRWAGGGDGRGGGKAGGRWYDAEAGPLVRPYAMTGGRTKPGPHGVRFDLIALVVVDTAADDADEALLGPEHRALLGLCRAETQSVAELAADADLPVGVVRVLLGDLLEAGHVKVSRPVPPARLPDERILREVIEGLRAL